One genomic segment of Ipomoea triloba cultivar NCNSP0323 chromosome 9, ASM357664v1 includes these proteins:
- the LOC116030246 gene encoding cysteine-rich repeat secretory protein 38-like, producing MNFLLNLYGPWISRNVWFSYTFLVSSSCYQQHSLISGTHYAEQVNKMYTQNSIYHTNLNTVLSSLSSNLNQYGFSYVSMGDNPDRVSATALCRGDVEQDICHSCVEDACGNTVQSCPNQKEAFGGYDECMIHYSNVSTLGSWSRLPEIYMWNVENSSSPGQFIQELQKLLEGLRDCAANGFPLRKFAAGNTTGPALQTIYAAVQCSPDLSAQDCTDCLVSAFPDFPRCGPCSGKKGGRVVRPSCNFRFETDERFFNDTWIGCTPPPGNILCFSYS from the exons ATGAATTTTTTACTCAACCTATACGGT CCATGGATTTCCAGAAATGTGTGGTTTTCCTATACCTTTCTAGTATCATCATCCTGTTATCAACAGCACAGCCTGATCTCCGGTACTCACTATGCGGAGCAAGTGAACAAAATGTACACACAAAACAGCATATACCACACCAACCTTAACACAGTTCTTTCGTCCCTCTCGTCTAACCTCAACCAATATGGATTCTCCTATGTTTCCATGGGCGATAATCCCGACAGGGTGAGCGCCACCGCGCTGTGCAGAGGTGACGTTGAGCAGGACATATGTCATAGTTGCGTTGAGGATGCATGTGGGAATACGGTGCAGTCGTGTCCCAATCAGAAAGAGGCATTCGGAGGGTACGATGAGTGCATGATCCATTACTCCAACGTTTCCACTCTGGGTTCCTGGTCAAGGCTTCCTGAGATATACATGTGGAATGTAGAGAATTCCTCGAGCCCAGGCCAGTTTATCCAAGAGTTACAAAAATTGCTGGAGGGTCTACGAGACTGTGCTGCAAATGGTTTCCCCTTACGCAAGTTTGCGGCGGGCAATACAACTGGACCGGCCTTACAGACCATATATGCAGCTGTGCAGTGCTCCCCTGACTTGTCTGCTCAAGATTGCACTGATTGCTTGGTTTCTGCTTTTCCTGATTTCCCTAGATGTGGCCCATGCAGTGGCAAGAAAGGGGGGAGAGTTGTAAGGCCTAGCTGCAATTTTCGTTTTGAGACTGATGAACGCTTCTTCAATGATACTTGGATTGGATGTACACCACCACCAGGTAACATTCTCTGTTTTTCCTATTCATAG